A genomic stretch from Chitinophaga agri includes:
- a CDS encoding PKD domain-containing protein has protein sequence MGTAGDGIYRYEIVLKLYRDADFTCGPIQGCLDHFEDPVPINIYNSNGTRITNALQLRIKQTLPLRDTLKNPCLAPRTQNLEVAFYRDTIDLPASPGGYYVTYQRCCRGEKLINIYDSEHEGSTFYTVIPGTDKKPTNSSARFKHDGAIVICNLLPFTFNYSAFDPDGDSLTYTLCSALTGGSTRSEAMATSPPPYTNTVNYVTPYSGANPMGGSPQITIDNNGMLKGTPTREGKFVISVCVNEYDRATKMLIGTHHKDLLLTVFNCKTSIKAGFPSILMNCVASPDLSVTIPNYSNAGFTSSYYWQLGDGTDTVTFDKTVFTHTYPDTGIYKVKLVVNPGLSCTDSVTGFVHNYPGLKADFTVEGLCRGEPIRFNDNSTYTYGKITSRRWDIGIPNGPQFASAVSTQLNYVYQDGGTYTVTMNILTDRSCSAEIIKEITVYEVNPFAGNDTILAKGQQLQLTASGGEFYAWSPPDGLSSINIPDPVVSGDQDMTYYLKVSNSQGCFGYDSISVKYYAGPEVYIPTAFSPNGDGQNDKFRFIPVGITAYEFFRIFNRWGQEVYSSTDFRKGWDGTIKGEPAPVDTYIWILSGKDFTGKSILKKGTVTLVK, from the coding sequence GTGGGGACTGCCGGTGACGGAATATACCGTTACGAAATTGTGCTGAAATTATACCGGGACGCTGATTTCACCTGCGGACCGATACAGGGATGTCTGGACCATTTTGAAGACCCGGTGCCAATAAACATCTACAATTCCAACGGTACCCGGATCACCAACGCCCTGCAACTGCGCATCAAACAGACCTTACCATTACGCGATACACTTAAAAACCCCTGCCTCGCTCCCCGAACGCAAAATCTTGAAGTCGCCTTTTACCGGGATACGATTGATCTGCCGGCCAGCCCGGGCGGATATTATGTCACATACCAGCGTTGCTGCCGGGGAGAAAAACTGATCAACATCTATGACTCCGAACATGAAGGATCTACGTTTTATACTGTCATACCGGGAACAGATAAAAAACCGACCAACAGCAGTGCACGTTTTAAGCATGATGGTGCTATCGTGATCTGTAACCTGCTGCCATTCACCTTTAACTATTCCGCCTTTGATCCGGATGGAGATAGTCTGACCTATACATTGTGCAGTGCCCTGACAGGAGGTTCCACACGTAGCGAGGCGATGGCCACCAGTCCGCCGCCCTATACCAATACGGTCAACTACGTCACGCCTTATTCCGGCGCCAATCCGATGGGTGGTTCCCCGCAGATCACCATCGACAATAACGGTATGCTCAAGGGTACACCCACCCGGGAAGGCAAGTTTGTGATCTCTGTTTGTGTCAATGAATACGACCGGGCGACAAAAATGCTGATCGGTACACACCATAAAGACCTGCTGCTAACGGTCTTTAACTGTAAGACCAGTATCAAGGCAGGCTTCCCTTCTATACTGATGAACTGCGTGGCCAGCCCTGATCTGAGTGTGACCATTCCCAATTACAGCAATGCAGGATTTACCTCCAGCTATTACTGGCAGCTGGGGGATGGTACAGACACCGTGACTTTCGATAAGACTGTATTCACACACACCTATCCCGATACAGGCATTTATAAGGTCAAATTGGTCGTTAATCCCGGTTTAAGCTGTACGGACAGCGTAACGGGGTTTGTGCACAATTACCCCGGTCTAAAAGCCGATTTTACGGTAGAAGGTTTATGCCGGGGAGAACCAATACGGTTTAATGATAATTCGACCTATACCTATGGCAAGATCACCAGCCGGCGATGGGACATAGGTATACCCAACGGACCACAGTTTGCCAGTGCTGTCAGCACCCAGCTGAATTATGTCTACCAGGATGGCGGTACCTATACTGTCACGATGAATATACTAACGGACAGATCCTGCAGTGCGGAAATTATCAAGGAAATCACTGTGTATGAGGTAAACCCGTTTGCAGGAAATGATACCATTCTGGCAAAAGGACAGCAACTGCAACTGACTGCCAGCGGTGGCGAGTTCTATGCCTGGTCGCCTCCTGACGGCTTAAGCAGCATCAATATTCCGGACCCTGTTGTCAGCGGGGATCAGGATATGACCTATTATCTGAAAGTCTCCAATTCCCAGGGCTGTTTTGGCTATGACAGCATCAGCGTGAAGTACTATGCGGGCCCTGAAGTATATATACCCACTGCCTTTAGTCCTAATGGCGACGGACAGAACGACAAGTTCCGCTTCATACCTGTCGGCATTACAGCATATGAATTCTTCCGCATCTTTAACAGATGGGGACAGGAAGTGTATTCTTCCACTGATTTCCGGAAGGGATGGGACGGTACGATCAAGGGTGAACCAGCACCAGTAGATACATACATCTGGATCCTCTCAGGAAAAGATTTCACCGGTAAAAGTATTTTAAAGAAAGGCACTGTAACTTTGGTGAAATAA
- the lnt gene encoding apolipoprotein N-acyltransferase: MNRWLPILISLAGALLLWAAWPTAPFTFLIFIAFIPLLRLADIVPHRPKFFGCIFLALFLWNLATTWWVGNTTVPASGVAANLINTLVMSVPLLAYHRSRQRLGRTAGYFALVVYWLTFEYVHLNWEFSWPWLSLGNVFAMHPSWVQWYEYTGVSGGTLWVLVTNIVIYETWRQRKKYPVPLSTFMWKTAWKPAALIIIPLLLSSLVQYNFKLPEGPASKVVIVQPNIDPYDKFAEENERVQLEKMIELSAKATDSTTSYIIWPETALFTHGVWEHKLAYEDETERIRQFLRSHPKATLISGATTLKRYDVVDEAPAMSRSAEDGNIRYDAFNAAIQIDTSYSVQVYHKAKLVPGVELIPYARYLSFMKSLALDMGGISGGYGLTPGVTLLEDTRTHIKVLPTICYESVYGEYVAEHVRLGANLVFIITNDGWWGDTEGHRQHAQYARLRAIETRRWVARSANTGISCVVDPMGRLQQPLPYWKEGVISATVTPGDTFTFYVRFGDLISKAAIAFCLIVIIYSYYLKFTKKIRVTDDE; encoded by the coding sequence ATGAACCGCTGGTTACCCATACTCATAAGCCTTGCCGGAGCATTGCTGTTATGGGCCGCATGGCCAACCGCACCCTTTACCTTTCTGATATTTATTGCATTTATTCCCCTGCTGCGCCTTGCAGATATCGTGCCCCATAGACCGAAATTCTTTGGTTGCATCTTCCTGGCCCTGTTCCTTTGGAACCTGGCCACCACCTGGTGGGTAGGCAATACGACCGTACCTGCCAGCGGCGTAGCGGCAAATCTGATCAATACCCTCGTAATGAGCGTTCCCCTGCTGGCATACCATCGCTCCAGGCAGAGACTGGGCAGAACTGCAGGGTATTTTGCACTGGTAGTATACTGGCTGACCTTTGAATACGTACACCTCAACTGGGAGTTCAGCTGGCCATGGCTCAGTCTGGGTAATGTATTTGCCATGCACCCTTCCTGGGTCCAATGGTATGAATATACCGGCGTGAGTGGTGGCACCCTGTGGGTACTGGTCACAAATATCGTGATCTATGAAACCTGGCGCCAGCGCAAAAAGTATCCCGTTCCATTATCCACCTTTATGTGGAAAACTGCCTGGAAACCGGCAGCCCTGATCATCATTCCACTGCTGCTCAGTTCACTGGTGCAGTATAACTTCAAACTGCCTGAAGGACCTGCGTCAAAAGTAGTGATCGTACAACCGAACATTGATCCGTACGACAAATTCGCAGAAGAGAACGAACGGGTACAGCTCGAAAAGATGATCGAATTATCCGCTAAAGCAACAGATAGTACCACCTCGTATATTATTTGGCCGGAAACAGCGTTATTCACACATGGCGTATGGGAACACAAGCTGGCGTATGAAGATGAAACAGAACGTATCCGCCAGTTCCTGCGTAGTCACCCGAAGGCGACGCTGATCAGTGGTGCGACAACACTGAAGCGCTATGATGTGGTGGATGAAGCACCTGCAATGTCGCGTAGTGCAGAAGATGGCAATATCAGATATGATGCATTCAATGCTGCTATACAGATCGATACGTCTTACAGTGTACAGGTGTATCATAAAGCGAAACTGGTACCCGGCGTTGAACTCATCCCCTATGCACGGTATCTCTCCTTTATGAAATCACTGGCCCTCGATATGGGTGGCATCAGCGGTGGATACGGATTGACACCCGGTGTGACATTACTGGAAGATACCCGTACACATATTAAAGTATTACCTACTATCTGCTACGAATCGGTATACGGTGAATATGTTGCGGAACACGTGCGACTGGGCGCGAACCTCGTATTCATCATCACTAATGATGGCTGGTGGGGCGATACAGAAGGACATCGGCAGCATGCACAATATGCCAGGTTACGTGCGATCGAAACCCGCCGATGGGTAGCGCGCAGCGCCAACACCGGCATCTCGTGTGTAGTGGACCCGATGGGCAGACTGCAACAGCCACTCCCTTACTGGAAAGAAGGAGTTATCTCCGCAACTGTAACACCAGGGGATACTTTTACGTTCTATGTAAGGTTCGGGGACTTAATTTCTAAAGCAGCTATTGCATTTTGCCTTATCGTCATCATATATAGCTACTATCTGAAGTTCACTAAAAAAATAAGGGTTACGGATGATGAATGA
- a CDS encoding gliding motility-associated C-terminal domain-containing protein yields MKRTLILLLFILLIGNMTKASHIIGGEMYYEYVSRNGDNITYKVTLKLFRICGSGANIAELPDKVYFSIFNKGNNTMHSSPLVDRYNKVTKNLGQVDPCIVNPPNICFQIGTYVQDITLPVNSAGWLISFQSCCRDNSMQNIVDTRNPNNEQQFPGNGATYFTELPGSGGILDNSSPHFAKDEAVLVCANKKFSYDFSAIDPDSDSIVYSFCDAYGGGYTTNQTGIPQPSDPPPYGNIPYKSPFTGGSPLGIEAVIDPKTGVISGIAPSAGKYVVTVCAYEYRNGTLLGIHRKDFHVNVTTCVREVVAAMPEKYNDCSSYTVTFINNSTEGKTYTWDFGDGTTLTTTSTEPLPHTYTRDGNYNVKLWVDKESNCGDSAMAVAYVYPMLRPDPRISGFCTNTTTVFTDNSTTSSVTDAINYYRWDFGDETTDTDTSRQKNASYQYSGPGNYDVILQLKTTQGCERSDTTHIVIYDRPPLTTTGDTLLCIRNSLQLNAESVVDGNVVNGTYTWTPAYNINNANTATPTIYPKIDTAYTVTFRDATGCTNSQRIAIDVRDTLIIRTSADSTVCTGDEIRLRAYPDGDYPLTWYNAGNNTAIGEGEVLTIVPPAPAVTYIVRGELGGCDGFDDVKLTIVDPPAAYAGEDTTICYGEQLMLQASGGSNYQWTPAVTLTSPRSANTMARPTDTTQYIVTVTDVLGCPKPIYDTVQVNVVPPVAAFAGNDTIVMLNRPFQLNASGGISYIWTPVDGLDDPNVFNPTTTINHDFTYTVTVYTAEGCVGTDNIKIRFIEGPDIYVPTGFSPNGDGQNDIFRPLPVGIVQMDFFRVYDRWGKLMYSSTQYLQGWNGYYNGEPASVGTYVWVVQGKNIDNETVIRKGTVTLVR; encoded by the coding sequence GTGAAAAGGACCCTTATACTATTGCTATTTATTCTCCTGATCGGAAACATGACCAAAGCCTCCCATATTATCGGAGGCGAAATGTATTATGAATACGTCAGCCGCAACGGCGATAATATTACCTATAAGGTAACATTAAAGCTGTTCCGTATCTGTGGTAGCGGGGCGAATATAGCAGAGTTACCGGACAAGGTATACTTCAGTATTTTTAATAAGGGCAATAATACCATGCACAGTTCTCCGCTGGTAGACAGGTACAATAAAGTGACTAAAAATCTCGGCCAGGTGGACCCCTGTATCGTAAATCCGCCTAATATCTGTTTTCAGATCGGTACCTACGTACAGGACATCACACTTCCTGTCAATTCAGCTGGCTGGCTGATCTCCTTTCAGAGCTGCTGCCGTGATAACTCTATGCAGAATATAGTGGATACCCGCAATCCCAACAACGAGCAACAGTTTCCGGGTAATGGTGCGACCTATTTCACGGAACTACCTGGTTCAGGCGGCATACTGGATAACTCCAGTCCTCACTTTGCGAAAGATGAAGCCGTACTGGTATGTGCCAATAAGAAGTTCTCCTACGACTTCTCTGCAATAGATCCTGACAGCGATAGCATTGTCTATAGTTTCTGTGATGCTTATGGTGGTGGATATACGACTAACCAGACAGGTATACCCCAGCCATCTGACCCGCCTCCATATGGCAACATTCCTTATAAGAGTCCGTTTACCGGTGGAAGTCCGCTGGGTATTGAGGCGGTGATTGATCCGAAAACAGGGGTTATTTCCGGCATTGCACCGAGTGCAGGTAAATATGTGGTGACGGTTTGTGCCTATGAATACCGGAATGGTACCTTACTTGGCATTCACCGTAAAGACTTCCATGTGAACGTGACCACCTGTGTGCGGGAAGTAGTGGCAGCCATGCCGGAAAAGTATAATGATTGTTCCAGCTATACCGTCACCTTTATCAACAACAGTACAGAGGGTAAGACCTATACCTGGGATTTCGGTGATGGCACGACGCTAACCACTACCAGTACGGAGCCGTTACCACATACCTACACCAGGGATGGTAACTACAATGTGAAACTGTGGGTGGATAAGGAAAGTAATTGCGGCGACAGTGCTATGGCGGTTGCGTATGTCTATCCGATGCTTAGACCTGACCCACGTATCAGTGGTTTCTGTACCAATACCACAACGGTCTTTACAGATAACTCTACCACTTCCAGTGTGACTGATGCTATTAACTACTACCGCTGGGATTTTGGAGATGAGACGACGGATACAGATACATCCCGCCAGAAGAACGCAAGTTATCAGTATTCTGGACCAGGGAACTATGATGTCATTCTCCAGCTGAAGACAACCCAGGGGTGTGAGCGCTCTGATACGACACACATTGTTATATATGACAGACCACCATTAACTACTACCGGCGACACGCTGCTTTGTATCAGGAACTCTCTTCAGTTAAATGCGGAGAGTGTCGTGGATGGGAATGTAGTGAATGGTACCTACACCTGGACACCTGCTTACAATATCAATAACGCCAATACTGCCACACCAACGATCTATCCTAAAATAGATACGGCATACACCGTCACCTTCAGGGATGCTACCGGCTGTACCAATTCACAACGGATAGCAATAGACGTAAGAGATACACTCATTATCAGGACCAGCGCCGACAGTACCGTTTGTACAGGCGATGAAATACGGTTAAGGGCGTATCCTGATGGCGATTATCCGCTTACCTGGTATAATGCGGGTAACAATACCGCTATCGGTGAAGGAGAGGTACTGACAATTGTTCCACCCGCGCCGGCTGTTACCTATATTGTAAGAGGAGAACTGGGCGGTTGTGATGGTTTTGATGATGTAAAACTGACTATTGTTGATCCACCTGCCGCTTATGCCGGCGAAGATACTACCATCTGTTACGGCGAGCAGCTGATGCTACAGGCATCAGGCGGCAGTAACTATCAGTGGACACCAGCAGTGACGCTGACATCTCCGAGGAGTGCCAATACAATGGCCCGTCCTACAGATACAACACAATATATAGTTACCGTTACGGATGTACTGGGGTGTCCGAAACCCATATATGATACGGTACAGGTGAATGTGGTACCACCCGTAGCAGCTTTTGCGGGTAATGATACCATCGTGATGCTGAACCGCCCGTTCCAGCTGAATGCTTCCGGTGGTATTTCCTATATCTGGACACCGGTAGACGGTCTGGACGATCCGAATGTCTTCAATCCGACGACTACCATCAACCACGATTTTACTTATACCGTCACTGTCTACACGGCTGAAGGCTGTGTAGGTACAGATAATATCAAGATCCGCTTTATCGAGGGCCCGGATATCTATGTGCCAACCGGCTTCTCTCCTAACGGAGACGGCCAGAACGACATCTTCCGACCGCTGCCTGTAGGTATTGTACAAATGGATTTCTTCAGGGTGTATGACCGCTGGGGAAAACTGATGTACAGTTCCACCCAGTACCTGCAGGGATGGAATGGTTACTACAATGGTGAACCTGCATCAGTAGGTACATACGTTTGGGTAGTGCAGGGTAAAAATATCGATAATGAGACAGTGATCAGAAAGGGAACAGTGACCCTGGTGAGATAA
- a CDS encoding alpha/beta fold hydrolase, whose product MSNKPSAHPNHLTEKPPVLLIHGFSENNQIWQHQLDTLSEQFNVIAPDLPGTGNTPVTTPLSIESMAEYVYGLLQSAGITRATVIGHSMGGYVALALAEKYPSLIQGLGLFHSTALADTEEKKEARRKSINMIEKYGNESFVKQTMPNMFSPAYKKEHPEQIESYIQMCLQCPQSSQIAYYEAMIRRPDRTAVLSSVSVPVLFVIGKDDNAIPMQQVIPQISLPHISSIHIFEDTGHMGMWEIPETSLQLLEQFILFCQQY is encoded by the coding sequence GTGTCAAATAAACCTTCGGCCCATCCTAACCATCTAACTGAAAAGCCGCCTGTGCTGTTAATCCATGGTTTTTCTGAGAATAACCAGATATGGCAACATCAGTTGGATACCTTAAGCGAACAGTTTAATGTGATCGCACCCGATCTTCCGGGTACTGGCAATACGCCGGTCACTACCCCGTTGAGTATTGAAAGTATGGCCGAATATGTATATGGCCTGTTACAATCAGCAGGTATTACAAGAGCGACGGTCATCGGGCATTCCATGGGCGGCTATGTGGCGCTGGCACTGGCAGAGAAGTATCCGTCACTGATACAGGGACTGGGATTATTTCACTCTACTGCTTTAGCAGATACAGAAGAAAAAAAAGAAGCCCGCCGGAAATCGATCAACATGATTGAGAAGTATGGCAATGAATCCTTTGTAAAACAGACAATGCCTAATATGTTCAGTCCCGCCTATAAAAAGGAACATCCTGAACAAATAGAATCGTATATTCAGATGTGTTTGCAGTGCCCGCAGTCTTCGCAGATCGCTTATTATGAAGCCATGATCCGGCGTCCGGACCGCACAGCGGTATTATCATCTGTATCCGTGCCTGTATTGTTTGTGATCGGAAAAGATGATAATGCTATTCCCATGCAGCAGGTGATACCGCAGATATCTTTGCCACACATCAGCAGCATTCACATATTTGAAGATACGGGACATATGGGCATGTGGGAAATACCGGAAACCAGTTTACAATTACTAGAACAGTTTATTCTTTTCTGCCAACAATACTGA
- a CDS encoding SDR family NAD(P)-dependent oxidoreductase, giving the protein MAIVLVTGATSGFGEACAKKFAANGYDLIITGRRQERLTALQQQLQQEHHIAVLPLCFDVRDAQAVNEILNNIPDNWKAIDILVNNAGLALGMSSIEDGDLSDWDTMIDTNVKGLLYVSRVVMPWMKQARKGHIINLGSTAAKQVYAKGHVYCATKAAVDAISQGMRIDLLPYRVKVTAIHPGAAETEFSEVRFKGDKDKAESIYKGFTPLSAQDVADTIYYCATLPPHVCINDLVITCLQQANAYYFDKE; this is encoded by the coding sequence ATGGCAATAGTTCTAGTGACCGGAGCTACCTCAGGCTTTGGTGAAGCATGCGCAAAAAAGTTTGCAGCGAACGGGTATGATTTGATCATCACGGGAAGAAGACAGGAGCGATTAACAGCATTACAACAGCAATTGCAGCAGGAACATCACATTGCCGTATTGCCACTTTGTTTTGATGTAAGAGATGCACAGGCAGTCAATGAAATACTGAACAATATACCTGACAACTGGAAAGCGATCGACATACTGGTAAACAATGCCGGACTGGCCCTCGGAATGAGCTCCATTGAAGACGGCGACCTGTCTGACTGGGACACTATGATCGACACCAACGTTAAAGGACTGTTATACGTATCCAGAGTGGTCATGCCATGGATGAAACAGGCACGTAAGGGACATATCATCAACCTGGGTTCTACTGCCGCCAAACAGGTGTATGCCAAAGGACATGTATACTGTGCGACCAAAGCTGCGGTAGACGCTATTTCCCAGGGTATGCGCATTGACCTCCTTCCCTACCGTGTCAAGGTAACCGCTATCCATCCCGGCGCCGCAGAAACTGAGTTTTCGGAAGTACGCTTTAAAGGCGACAAGGATAAGGCGGAAAGCATTTATAAGGGTTTTACGCCGCTTTCCGCACAAGACGTGGCTGATACGATCTATTATTGCGCTACCCTGCCACCACACGTATGCATTAACGACCTGGTGATCACCTGTCTCCAACAGGCCAATGCCTACTATTTTGATAAAGAGTAA
- a CDS encoding sialidase family protein produces the protein MRIGKWMVWIALGTIACNSATRKEHLLSHATQDASCPFVAGTADGRTVISWVETVKGADTGTLYYAVSADKGQTFSAPQRVSTANGILPHAENMPKMVFKPDGEVIAIYGVEQNDERNKYAGRVFYTRSLDGGKNWLPAQPLVTDTGSYDQRYFDVALLPGGEAAAIWLDNRKDVDAEGSSLYFAVTNGHEGFKSERSLAETVCQCCRTDLYTDEQGAIHIAFRDIINDSIRDMVHMVSVDGGNTFSALNRISADNWVVRGCPHTGPAMVKNKQGMHFAWFTMGGGEGVYYCQSADNGQTYTRKQKVSQAPMAKHPQITMLDDDRVLMVWDEPVKLPGNNFNSRVGFQLRDGAGKVLDTGVLTSDAAYSTYPVIRGMGDRTAVMAYTQRAGDVQQVKCMLIRE, from the coding sequence ATGCGGATAGGGAAATGGATGGTATGGATCGCACTGGGTACGATTGCCTGTAACAGTGCCACACGAAAAGAACATTTGCTGTCACATGCCACACAGGATGCTTCCTGTCCTTTCGTGGCAGGAACGGCTGATGGGCGTACGGTGATCAGCTGGGTGGAAACAGTTAAAGGAGCTGATACCGGTACATTGTATTATGCAGTATCTGCGGATAAGGGACAGACCTTTTCTGCTCCGCAACGGGTCTCCACCGCTAATGGCATCCTGCCACATGCGGAGAATATGCCAAAAATGGTTTTTAAGCCCGATGGGGAGGTGATCGCCATTTATGGGGTAGAGCAGAACGATGAGCGTAATAAGTACGCAGGAAGGGTGTTTTATACGCGTTCGCTGGATGGAGGTAAGAACTGGTTGCCGGCACAACCCCTCGTAACAGATACGGGTAGCTATGACCAGCGTTATTTTGATGTGGCATTGCTACCCGGGGGAGAAGCCGCCGCTATCTGGCTGGATAACAGGAAAGATGTTGACGCGGAAGGGTCTTCACTTTACTTCGCTGTGACCAACGGGCATGAGGGATTTAAAAGTGAAAGGTCGCTGGCGGAGACTGTCTGTCAGTGTTGCCGTACGGACCTGTATACCGATGAACAGGGCGCTATTCACATTGCTTTCCGCGATATCATCAATGATTCTATCCGGGACATGGTGCATATGGTCTCTGTGGATGGAGGGAATACCTTTTCGGCACTGAACCGTATCAGTGCTGATAACTGGGTAGTGAGAGGTTGTCCACATACAGGGCCCGCGATGGTGAAGAATAAACAGGGAATGCACTTTGCGTGGTTTACGATGGGAGGAGGAGAAGGCGTGTATTATTGCCAGTCTGCCGATAACGGTCAGACCTACACCCGGAAACAGAAAGTGAGTCAGGCGCCTATGGCGAAACATCCGCAGATCACTATGCTGGATGATGACAGGGTACTGATGGTATGGGATGAGCCGGTGAAACTACCTGGTAACAACTTTAACAGCCGGGTCGGTTTTCAATTGAGGGATGGTGCAGGTAAGGTATTGGATACAGGGGTACTTACCAGTGATGCTGCCTATTCTACCTATCCGGTGATCAGGGGCATGGGAGACAGGACGGCTGTCATGGCTTATACCCAGCGGGCAGGAGATGTGCAGCAGGTAAAGTGTATGCTGATACGGGAATAA